In the genome of Phlebotomus papatasi isolate M1 chromosome 2, Ppap_2.1, whole genome shotgun sequence, one region contains:
- the LOC129801006 gene encoding putative nuclease HARBI1: protein MLMVQEMLDEMLLEDWMEEAAADELNALRRRIRNRQLALDLPDKRFTELFRITKSMFEEIMNLVESDIPEPFRRSSYPKATQVLVVLRFLAIGDYQRPVGEDLLLGVCQSGVSNILEKLLPILERRLGSKYIKWPTTREERQISKEGFYEKYGIPSTIGVIDGTQIGITSPTQEHLYLNRKGFHSINASLICDHEQKFIYVDARHPGATHDAAIWALSEERKFLFNINRTQHERCWILGDSGYPLEPWLITPYRNARTDEQIRFNNNFSKIRTIIENSIGVLKNRWRVLLTSERTLRYKPIKMARIINCCVALHNFCKLENIPDVEGDFVISYDEEDDIFQEYGQSALREEGEYNRELLKRYIM from the exons ATGTTGATGGTGCAAGAAATGTTGGACGAAATGCTGTTGGAGGATTGGATGGAAGAAGCAGCTGCTGACGAGCTGAACGCATTAAGACGACGTATACGGAATCGGCAGCTCGCACTTGATCTTCCTGATAAACG GTTTACTGAACTATTTCGGATTACTAAGTCCATGTTCGAGGAAATCATGAATCTCGTGGAATCCGATATCCCTGAACCTTTCCGAAGGTCTTCTTATCCGAAAGCTACACAAGTACTAGTGGTTTTGCGTTTTCTTGCCATCGGAGACTATCAAAGACCAGTAGGAGAAGACCTTTTGCTCGGAGTTTGCCAAAGTGGAGTCAGTAATATACTCGAGAAACTTCTACCTATTCTTGAGAGGCGCCTTGGGTCTAAGTACATTAAGTGGCCGACAACACGTGAGGAGCGACAAATCTCTAAAGAaggattttatgaaaaatacggAATACCATCAACAATAGGTGTAATAG ATGGCACACAGATTGGCATAACCTCTCCAACTCAGGAGCATCTATACCTAAATAGAAAAGGATTTCACAGTATCAATGCTTCACTAATATGTGATCATGAacagaaatttatttatgttgATGCCCGGCACCCTGGAGCGACCCATGATGCAGCTATTTGGGCTTTATCTGAAGAacgaaaatttcttttcaacatcAATCGTACTCAACACGAAAGATGTTGGATCCTAGGTGACTCAGGTTATCCGCTCGAACCATGGTTGATTACACCGTATAGGAATGCAAGAACGGATGAGCAAATAAG aTTTAACaacaatttctcaaaaataagaACGatcattgaaaattcaattggcgTTTTGAAGAACCGCTGGAGGGTACTTTTGACTTCTGAAAGAACACTTAGATACAAACCCATAAAGATGGCACGCATAATCAATTGCTGTGTAGctcttcataatttttgtaaactagAAAACATTCCAGACGTCGAAGGTGATTTCGTGATTAGTTATGACGAGGAAGATGATATTTTTCAAGAATATGGTCAATCGGCCCTCCGAGAAGAAGGAGAATACAACAGGGAACTCCTAAAAAGATACATAATGTAA
- the LOC129801992 gene encoding organic cation transporter protein-like isoform X2: MYTLTFVFTAGDLEYRCRIPGCDFDNSSLQANFLNFTIPKDGDTFSMCQKFHHVPNATIEDQCQADLFDRNKFEDCSEFVYQDDETTILSEWDLGCNEEWKLSLVGTINNIGQLVCLPLTGYFSDRFGRRTAFVASCVFAALFGVIRSFSTSYLMFIIFEFLEPALGSGVFNAGFILGMELVGPERRVLGAFFINCSFALGEALLGLLAMLTRDWRLLLIVSYAPTFVFVTYHWLVPESARWLLNMNRTRDAAKIIDSAAKMNKSRLTSEARNMLDNALNAEPMVEEKNDKIREKEPKNEYNLLSVFKSRTLLLRILNCSFCWTSVCFVYYGLSMNSVFVAGDKYINFILNCFIEIPGAGLCCFLMERIGRRKVLCLSLVLSGSSCIAYIFMSDAPEGAQLAVFLISKSAATMSYITIYVYTTELFPTELRHTLLSACVIFGRIGSIVAPFTVLLGKYFESLEMILFAAVSIPAGALILLAPETLKTTLPDTVQEAEDIGKP, from the exons ATGTACACTCTCACCTTCGTCTTCACAGCTGGAGATCTCGAATATCGATGCCGAATACCGGGATGTGATTTTGATAATTCCAGTCTTCAAGcaaatttcctcaattttacAATCCCTAAAGACGGAGATACGTTTTCCATGTGTCAGAAATTCCATCATGTTCCCAATGCTACGATAGAGGATCAGTGTCAAGCAGATCTCTTTGATAGGAATAAATTTGAGGACTGTTCAGAATTTGTGTATCAAGATGACGAGACCACGATCCTTAGTGAATGGGATCTGGGATGCAATGAAGAGTGGAAACTGTCCCTGGTTGGAACTATCAACAATATTGGACAGTTAGTATGCCTACCACTGACTGGGTATTTTTCAGATCGATTTGGGAGGCGAACAGCTTTTGTTGCAAGTTGTGTTTTTGCCGCATTATTTGGAGTTATACGATCTTTTTCAACTAGTTACCTAATGTTCATTATCTTTGAGTTTCTGGAACCAGCATTAGGTTCAGGAGTTTTCAATGCTGGTTTTATTCTTG GTATGGAACTTGTGGGTCCTGAAAGAAGAGTTCTAGGTGCCTTCTTTATAAATTGCTCTTTTGCATTGGGTGAAGCTCTACTAGGACTTTTGGCAATGCTTACAAGAGATTGGAGACTCCTGCTAATTGTTAGCTATGCTCCTACATTTGTATTCGTTACCTACCATTGGCTAGTTCCCGAAAGTGCCAGATGGCTCCTAAATATGAACCGCACCAGGGATGCAGCTAAGATCATAGACTCAGCTGCGAAGATGAATAAGAGTCGCCTAACTTCAGAGGCCAGGAATATGCTAGACAATGCTTTAAACGCCGAACCTATGGTTGAAGAAAAGAATGATAAAATCAGAGAAAAGGAGCCTAAAAATGAATACAACTTGTTATCAGTATTCAAATCTAGAACCCTGCTTTTAAGGATTCTCAACTGTTCGTTCTGTTGGACATCTGTATGTTTTGTCTACTACGGATTGAGCATGAACTCAGTATTCGTTGCTGGAgacaaatatattaattttattctcaaCTGCTTCATTGAGATTCCAGGGGCAGGTCTCTGTTGTTTCCTTATGGAGAGGATCGGAAGACGCAAAGTGCTTTGTCTTAGTTTGGTTCTCAGTGGATCTAGCTGCATAGCCTACATTTTCATGTCAGATGCTCCTGAAGGGGCTCAACTAGCAGTATTTCTCATTAGCAAATCAGCTGCAACAATGTCTTATATTACAATCTACGTATATACAACTGAACTATTTCCAACAGAACTAAGGCATACGCTTCTGTCGGCTTGTGTAATTTTCGGACGAATAGGATCCATAGTTGCACCATTCACAGTACTACTG GGAAAGTACTTTGAATCTCTGGAAATGATCTTATTTGCCGCTGTATCCATTCCTGCAGGTGCCTTGATACTCTTGGCTCCTGAAACACTCAAGACAACTCTTCCAGACACTGTCCAAGAGGCTGAAGATATTGGAAAACCGTAG
- the LOC129801992 gene encoding organic cation transporter protein-like isoform X1: MSVKEEKTFDLDLLIQQIGPFGKFQLINYLLICIPIAYTAMYTLTFVFTAGDLEYRCRIPGCDFDNSSLQANFLNFTIPKDGDTFSMCQKFHHVPNATIEDQCQADLFDRNKFEDCSEFVYQDDETTILSEWDLGCNEEWKLSLVGTINNIGQLVCLPLTGYFSDRFGRRTAFVASCVFAALFGVIRSFSTSYLMFIIFEFLEPALGSGVFNAGFILGMELVGPERRVLGAFFINCSFALGEALLGLLAMLTRDWRLLLIVSYAPTFVFVTYHWLVPESARWLLNMNRTRDAAKIIDSAAKMNKSRLTSEARNMLDNALNAEPMVEEKNDKIREKEPKNEYNLLSVFKSRTLLLRILNCSFCWTSVCFVYYGLSMNSVFVAGDKYINFILNCFIEIPGAGLCCFLMERIGRRKVLCLSLVLSGSSCIAYIFMSDAPEGAQLAVFLISKSAATMSYITIYVYTTELFPTELRHTLLSACVIFGRIGSIVAPFTVLLGKYFESLEMILFAAVSIPAGALILLAPETLKTTLPDTVQEAEDIGKP; the protein is encoded by the exons ATGTCTGTTAAAGAGGAGAAGACGTTTGATCTTGATCTATTGATACAGCAGATCGGACCGTTTGGAAAGTTTCAGCTCATAAACTACCTTCTGATATGCATTCCAATTGCTTACACAGCCATGTACACTCTCACCTTCGTCTTCACAGCTGGAGATCTCGAATATCGATGCCGAATACCGGGATGTGATTTTGATAATTCCAGTCTTCAAGcaaatttcctcaattttacAATCCCTAAAGACGGAGATACGTTTTCCATGTGTCAGAAATTCCATCATGTTCCCAATGCTACGATAGAGGATCAGTGTCAAGCAGATCTCTTTGATAGGAATAAATTTGAGGACTGTTCAGAATTTGTGTATCAAGATGACGAGACCACGATCCTTAGTGAATGGGATCTGGGATGCAATGAAGAGTGGAAACTGTCCCTGGTTGGAACTATCAACAATATTGGACAGTTAGTATGCCTACCACTGACTGGGTATTTTTCAGATCGATTTGGGAGGCGAACAGCTTTTGTTGCAAGTTGTGTTTTTGCCGCATTATTTGGAGTTATACGATCTTTTTCAACTAGTTACCTAATGTTCATTATCTTTGAGTTTCTGGAACCAGCATTAGGTTCAGGAGTTTTCAATGCTGGTTTTATTCTTG GTATGGAACTTGTGGGTCCTGAAAGAAGAGTTCTAGGTGCCTTCTTTATAAATTGCTCTTTTGCATTGGGTGAAGCTCTACTAGGACTTTTGGCAATGCTTACAAGAGATTGGAGACTCCTGCTAATTGTTAGCTATGCTCCTACATTTGTATTCGTTACCTACCATTGGCTAGTTCCCGAAAGTGCCAGATGGCTCCTAAATATGAACCGCACCAGGGATGCAGCTAAGATCATAGACTCAGCTGCGAAGATGAATAAGAGTCGCCTAACTTCAGAGGCCAGGAATATGCTAGACAATGCTTTAAACGCCGAACCTATGGTTGAAGAAAAGAATGATAAAATCAGAGAAAAGGAGCCTAAAAATGAATACAACTTGTTATCAGTATTCAAATCTAGAACCCTGCTTTTAAGGATTCTCAACTGTTCGTTCTGTTGGACATCTGTATGTTTTGTCTACTACGGATTGAGCATGAACTCAGTATTCGTTGCTGGAgacaaatatattaattttattctcaaCTGCTTCATTGAGATTCCAGGGGCAGGTCTCTGTTGTTTCCTTATGGAGAGGATCGGAAGACGCAAAGTGCTTTGTCTTAGTTTGGTTCTCAGTGGATCTAGCTGCATAGCCTACATTTTCATGTCAGATGCTCCTGAAGGGGCTCAACTAGCAGTATTTCTCATTAGCAAATCAGCTGCAACAATGTCTTATATTACAATCTACGTATATACAACTGAACTATTTCCAACAGAACTAAGGCATACGCTTCTGTCGGCTTGTGTAATTTTCGGACGAATAGGATCCATAGTTGCACCATTCACAGTACTACTG GGAAAGTACTTTGAATCTCTGGAAATGATCTTATTTGCCGCTGTATCCATTCCTGCAGGTGCCTTGATACTCTTGGCTCCTGAAACACTCAAGACAACTCTTCCAGACACTGTCCAAGAGGCTGAAGATATTGGAAAACCGTAG